The window GTCCTTTCCAATACACGCAATACCCGTCCACGGGCATTAGTTTCTACGTTCTGATATCCCACCTGACCATGTAAAACATCTTCGTAATATTTTTCCAGGCCTATTTTTCCGATCTGGTTGGTACCGCTGTAATTAACCTCATCAATTTCAAATTGTTCTTTTTCACTGATGCGGCCAACATAACCCAACACATGGGCAAACAATTCACCCTGCGGGTAATAACGAGCAAGCTCAGCATTCACTTCAACCCCGGGTAAGCGGTAACGATTGACCGAAATCGCTGCAATCTCTTCTTCACTGAGTTGTAACTTAAGGGGAACAGCGGAATATGGCCGGCGACGCTCTGACAACCGCTTAAATTTTTCAATATTGTCCTCATCGATAGACACGATTTCAGACAACAGCTCAATTGTCTTATCCAACCCATCCACACGCTCTTTAACAATCGTCAAACTATAACTGGGTCGATTCTCTGCCAATAACACGCCGTTGCGATCATAAATCAGCCCACGCTTGGGCGGGATCGGTAACAACTGCACGCGGTTGCGCTCGGACTGGGTGCTGTAGATTTCATGCTCGGTAATTTGCAAGTTGAAATAGCGCAGGATTACCAAACTCAATAACAGCAGTACGAATACACCTGACACAACCGTTCTAGAGCCGTAAATGCGCTTCTCGTTATAGGTGTCTTTCAGTGCGACTTGTTCAGCCATTATAATTAATTGCTACTTTCAACGATGATAGGGATGATTATTATTGATTGCCCAAGCGCGATAAAGTTGCTCAGCGAGGACAATTCTTACCAAGGGATGTGGCAACGTAAGTGGCGATAGCGACCAGCGTTTGTTTGCTCGCAGCAAACATTCACCTGCCAAACCGTCAGGCCCACCCACCAACAAACTGATATTGTGCCCCTCGCGCTGCCAGTCCTGGAGCTCCAGGGCCAACTGCTCGGTACTCCAGGGCTTGCCTTTGACATCCAATGCAATGACATGATCGTGCTGACCAATCGCCGCCAGCATTTGCTGACCTTCAGTATTAATCGCTCGCTGAATGTCAGCACCTTTTCCACGCTGACCTAGCGCCAATTCCTTCAGTTCCCACTTAAGTTCCGGCGGCAGGCGCTTGGTATATTCCTCCGCCCCCTGCTCTACCCAGGAGGGCATCTTGGTGCCCACAGCGATTAAGCGAATGCGCATTAGAGTGTGCCTACAGCAATTAAGCGAATGCCATTTATCGGATCAAAATAAACCAAAAGCCCAACACCTGTATTATTGTTTTCTGAAAGCGTAGTGTTTTCTCTTATGCAGCAGGGACCGACCACAATCGTTCCAAATCATAAAAATCCCGGGTATCCGGCAGCATCACATGCACCACCACATCGCCAAAATCCACCAGTACCCACTCAGCAGCGGCATCATCTCCTTCAATACTGGATGCAGGACACCCCTTCTTTTTCAACTCCAGGGCAACATGATCGGCCAACGACTTTACATGACGATTGGATGTACCGGTGCAGATCACCATATAGTCAGTCATATCCGTCATTTCCCGCACATCGATAGTGAGAGCGTCTTTACCTTTTAAGTCATCCAAAGCCTCCAGGGCTATTTCTTTAATTTGCTCTGCTTTCATACGCAATGTTTGTTTCCTCTAGGGTTTTTCATTATCAGCATACAGCTGATGTTGTTGAATATAGTGTAGTACGCCAGCGGGTAAATCACTGTCCCGCCACTGCCGTTGCGCCAGCCCCGATCTAATCTCGGTGGCAGACACCGGGTACTGGGTCAGCTCAATGCAATAAATGGCACCGGCCGCCTGTTGCCGTAACGTGTCAGCTTGCTCTGTTTGATACTGCGCTTTTAATTGCGCAATTGGCCCCAGTGTCGGCAACACCTCACCGGGTCTCGCCATAACAATAATATGTGCCAGCGTTAATAAATCCTGCCAATGATGCCAGCTATCCAGCTGCGCGAACGCATCGACACCCATCACCCAGCTTAGGGAGACATACTCGCCCAATTCCTGCCGTAAAAGCTCTAGCGTTTCTACGCTGTAGGACGGCCTTTGGCGACGTAACTCACGATCATCCACGGTCAGATCGCTGCCCGCTAATGCCAACTGCACCATGTTTAATCGATGTTCACTACTGGCCCCCGGCGATTGGCGATGCGGCGGTATATGACAGGGCAGTAAGCGCAATTCGTCCAGCTGCAATATCTGTTTTAACTCCAGCGCCGACTGCACATGACCGTTATGCACCGGATCAAAAGTACCACCGAAGATGGCGACGGTTTTCAACTCAGCCATTGCGTGCCAACGCTACTCTCAGCAAACCTGTTACTAAGCACGAATATGGCCATCACCGAGTACCACATACTTCTGCGAGGTCAGCCCCTCCAAACCTACTGGTCCACGGGCATGGATCTTATCGGTGGAGATACCAATTTCGGCGCCCAATCCGTATTCAAAACCATCAGCAAAGCGGGTCGACGCATTGATCATTACTGAGCTGGAGTCCACCTCACGTAAAAAGCGTCGGCCACGGCTGTAATTTTCGGTCACAATCGAGTCGGTATGTTGCGAACTATAATGGTTGATATGCTCGATAGCTTGATCCAGGCCAGACACGACTTTGATCGACAATATAGGCGCCAGATATTCCGTACTCCAGTCATCCTCAGTCGCCTTATTAATCCCCGGCAATATAGCGCAAGCCTGCTCACAACCGCGTAACTCAACATCAGCAGCCGCAAAACCATCAGCTAAACGAGGCAAAATCTGCGCCGCCACCTCTTCAGCTACCAGCAGAGTTTCCATGGTATTACAGGTGCCGTAGCGGTGGGTTTTCGAATTGATTGCAATCGCATAGGCTTTATCCAAATCCGCCTGCTCATCGATATAGACATGACAGATACCATCCAGATGCTTGATCACTGTCACCGTGGCATCTTTTGAAATACGCTCGATCAAGCCTTTGCCACCCCGTGGCACGACCACATCGACGTACTTATCCATGGTGATGAGTTCACCCACCGCAGCGCGATCAGTGGTAGCGATGACCTGTACTGCATCTTCAGGTAAACCGGCCGCGGCCAAGCCCTGATCAATACAAGCCGCAATCGCCTGATTGGAATGAATCGCCTCTGACCCCCCGCGTAAAATCGTGGCATTTCCCGATTTTAAACACAGGCTGGCAGCCTCAACAGTAACGTTAGGACGCGACTCATAAATAATACCGATGACCCTAAAGGCACCCGCATGGAGCCCACCTGAATACCACTGGGCCGATGTTTGAGATCCGTCACCTGACCGACAGGGTCCGCCAGATTAGCAACCTGATGCAAGCCTTCAATCATGGTATCTATACGCGCATCAGTCAGCTCCAGACGATCCAACAAGGCCGCATCCAAACCATTGGCGCGGCCGCTATCCATGTCTTTTTGGTTGGCGGTTAATAACTCCGGCCGGCCGGCCTCGAGCGCAGTCGCCATCGCCAATAAAGCCTTATTTTTAACCGCAGTGTCCGCCGCCGCCATTGCCCTGGAAGCACGACGCGCCTTGGCGCCCACCTCTGCCATATACTGTTTAACGTCCATCGACCCTCAACTATTTACCGAATCTACAAAAAGGCGGGATTATACCCGAAGTTGTTATGAACTACTCGCCTTAGCTGCAGCAAACATCCCTCTATTAAGCGAATATAACCCGTATCACATAGCTGGAACTGGTACACATATGCCATAAATTCTACTAGGCAGCTTTTGAGTACTTTGACATACTCTTTGGCCATGAAAATATCGAAGTCGCTACTGCAGACCACCAACACTTTTTTAGCTTGCGCACTGCTTGTACTTTCAATCCCCTCCAAGGCCGACCATATAACGCTGGTAGCTGACCGCTGGTACCCCTATAACGGTATCCCCGAATCACCTAAGCCAGGCTATATCATCGAAATTGCCAACCGGGTTTTTAGCCAGGCAGGCCACACTGTTGACTATCAAATCATGTCCTGGGAGCGGGCTCTACGCCTGACAAGAGAGGGCAAGAAAAATTGCGTGATTGGTGCCTATAAAAGCGAAGCACCGGATTTTATTTTCCCATCCACCCATCAAGGGGTTGACCAGACAATCTTTATAAAACGCAAGGCTGACCCGTGGCTTTATAACGGGATTGAATCTCTACACACTATCCGCTTCGGCGTTATCGGTGGCTATGAATATAGTGATGAGATCACTGCGTACATAAACCAATACCAAAACAATCCACAGCGCATCAGCATAGCTCGCGGGAAATTTCCACTGGAAGAAAACATGAGGGCATTGAAGAATGGCGAGATAGGTGCGCTATTGGGTTCTCGAACTGTAATTAACGCTACCATTGAAAAACAACAATGGCTAAATCAATTTGTTTTTGCAGGCGAAGCCGATGTAACAAGTAAAATTTATCTGGCCTGCTCACCAGCCAACCCAAAATCCCACGATTATGTGGCCATTCTGGACGAAGGTCTGAAGCAACTAAGAAAACAGGGAGACTTAGATAAAATTTTAGCGAAATATGGATTGACTGACTGGATCGAAACAGATGCAGTAGATAACTAACCGCTGCATGGCTTTTTAAGCCTGTCACCTTAGCAAACCAAAGCAAAAACCTGTCACATCCAATTAGCAACCGGACAGTTCTTTCATTTTACTTATGGCTGTATGCATTACTGAACAACGGGTTTTTACCTAACTATTTATTTATCAGGACAGAGACTGGCAGACGACCATCAACTGATGAATTAAAACTCATGCCACAGTCACAAAATTTAAAATCGATAAGTACCTGTAAGTCGAATCGTGCGGGGCTCAGCAGCATAAACAGACTCGAAATTACTAAACGAGAAACCGGTAAAGTGATACTCTTTGTCACCAAGATTTTTACCGTACAACCCTATATCCCAGACCTTATTCGCTGATGTGTAATTAATAAAGGCATTAAATAAATCTAACCGAGGAACCATTATTGACGGCACATTTGCACTCCCCGGATACGAATGACTACGGTGCTGATAGTCCCCACCGATAATAAACTCGCCGCCCAATTTTACCGGAATAGTATAGTCAAAACCTAGCGTGGAACTAACCGACGGCGTTTCAGCGATATCACTATCCGGCGTAACATTACTGATATCCGGTGATAGTTTTTTATAATCACCATTGGCCGTAGCGAAATTACCATAGAGCTGTAAGTGCATCGTCGGCACATAAGACAATTCAAGTTCAAGCCCCTGCACGGAAGCTTCGGCCGCATTCTGAATAATGGTACCGCCACTGACAGGATTTAAAGAATTAAGCTGCAGGTCCTTAAAGTCATTATAGTAATAAGTGATATTAAAACGCAGGCGCTGCTCTACCCACTGCTGCTTGAGGCCCACTTCGTAGGTCCAGACCTCTTCAGGATCAAAGGATTGATTCAAATCGTCGCCCTGAAAACCACGGCCCTGAAAACCGCCCGCCTTAAAGCCCTTTGCCGCAGAAATATAAAGACTCGCATTATCGTTAACCGTGTAATCAATGGCTGCCTTAGGCGTAAAACTATTAAACGTCTCTTTTAAATTGGCACTACCATCGGTAAATACACCTCCGGTGTTTGTAGTACTACCAAGGAATTCTTTATTGTCGCGAGTAAAACGACCACCCAACGTAAACTCCAGCGAATTACTAGTCTGGTAATTAATCTCCCCGTAAGCGGCATAAGATTTGGTTTCAACATCGTACACCTGACGACTGGTAACCGCCCCCCCAAACAAAGTGTTAAGTAAATCTGCCGAATTATTTTCATACAAAAAAAACATTCCAGTTATCCACTGAAGTTTACTATTGACGTTGTTACTGGATAATTGAAACTCCTGAGTATATTGCTCGGTATCAACCATCTGATCAATATACCAACTGTCCTGCCCCGAAATATCGGTTAAGCGTTTATCCTCAACTGTGCGATAAGCAGTAATGGATTTAGCTTCAGCAAAGGCCAGCGTCCAATCAAGGTGTAAAGACGCGCCGGACTGGGATACATCGCTAAATTGCTGCTGACTGGTTAGCGTTGAATACAGGTCATTAGCAGCTAACGATTGCGTATTAGCATTGATCGGGGTGACATATAGACCATCGCCATCGTCATCTATCTGGTAAACATTAATTCTAGCGTCAAGCGCTTGCGAACCAACATAGTCCAGTGTTAAACGCCCCCCTTGATAACCACGATCACCAAGATCCTCTTCAACCTTCCCCATAGCACTGTCATAACGATCGATATAGCTCTCTTGATCGGAGTGTATCAATGCAATACGACCCAACCATTGCTGCTCAATCAAAGACCCGCTAGCGACCAACTGATATTCCTTCAGGCTACGCGAACCAGCACTTACCGTTAACGATGCCGCTGACTTTTCTGTTGGCGCATTAGTCATTATTTTAAGGGCACCGGTGGTGCTATTGCGGCCATACAAGGTTCCCTGCGGACCTCGCAATACTTCAATTTGAGCAACGTCGAATAGCTTCCAGTTACTACCATTTAAACGTGCAACATAAACATTATCGATATACAGACCAACCGCAGCTTCAGCCGTAGGTACTGACGACTCACCCTGACCCAGCCCTCGCAAAAAAATGCGCGTATTAGAGGCACTACTGGATGAGTAAGTGCTAGTCATACTAGGCGTGTGACTAGCAATATCAGTAATTTCCCATAAATGACGATGACGAATAGCCTTGCTATCGAATGCAGTGACGGCCACGGGTACATCTTGCATTTTCTCATCACGTTTGCGCGCCGAGACCGAGAGAGGAACTCGCATCAATTCTTCCAAAGACAAATCAAACAACGCTAACTCGTCATCAGCCCCTGCTAAAGTAGGTAATAAAGCCATAACGGTAGCGAATATAAATTTCACTTTTGCGTCTCCGACTGATCCTGTATTGCCAGCTTTAATAGTGTAGCGCTAATTGTAATTTCCAACTGGCGAGCTAAAGATAGATTCACCGTGAACTGCAACTTATCATTGATAACTACAAATTCTATGACCGCAGGTGATTGACGATTATTGGTTTTATCAGTGACTAAAACTGTATTTGAATACTGCCATGATGGCAGCGTTTGTAACAACTCAGGACTTGCGTAGACGAGATTGCAGCTGGATACTGTTGCCTTCGAGGTCAGCTCAACAACCTCAAGGGTTTTATTGTTTAGCTTTCGGCCATCAGCCTCCTTGAGGTAGTTGTACACCTTGGGCGCACCCAAAATGCAGTAGCGGAGGTTAGTCGCTTCCCCTTCTGGCCACTGGATAAACTTGCCGAAGTTAAATAGGTAGGCTGACTTAAGCCGCGCCTCCTCTTGCGCAACGTCTCCCGCGGCAAAAACCAGCGGAGAAACCACCAGGCAAAACACTTGAATCATTAAATGAGAGCGTCTTAGGCGTGGGCGTAGCGACCTCATGGCGATATATCCGGCAACTTTATGCTTAAGTAGTTATTCAATATAAACCCTCACCTAACTACAAAGTTTAGTTTGTGAAAGAGTATTTCACAAATCCCTGACTACAAAGCGACCGTTTTCATAATAATCAATATCCAACCGCTACTTAATAACCCCTACCCCATCACTGCAACTCCCAATCACCACCCTTATGCCTCTGCATTACTGCTGCAGACAGTGAAATATTACATTGCGATTGGTACTATCATAGCGACAGTCTACAATCGCAGTCTTTTACGGCTAGCCACGGGACCCTAGTTGATGAGAACGACAGACACCACCTCTTGCCCACTGTGCGCAAAGCCAAATCTGTGTGCTGTCGCCAGCAATCCACAAGCGCAAGACTGCTGGTGCCAACAGACCGTTATTCCTAAAGCCCTTATTTTCAAGGCCAATCAAAGCAACAACAGCAAACGCTGCATTTGTAAAACCTGCGCTACCGCAGCCCAAAAATTGAGTAAAGAGATCAAATAACCATGAACAATAGTCCTACACTGGGGTTTAATTATCTCGTTCAAGGGTTTGAATTAATTCGCAAGCCTGGTATACGGCTTTTTGTCATCGCCCCACTACTAATAAACACGCTTATTTTCGGCCTGCTGATTAATTACAGTTTCACCCAATTCGGCACCTGGATCGACTGGGCTATTGATTGGATGCCGCAATGGCTGGACTTTTTACGCTGGATTTTATGGCCAGTGGCAGTCATTTTGATTCTTACTGTAGTCATGTACAGCTTTAGCATCGTTGCCAATCTCATTGCCTCACCCTTTAATGGCTTACTCGCCGAAAAAACCGAAGAGCTATTAACCGGTAAAGAAGTGGTGGGCTATGAAACAACGTTGCAAGCGCTGCTCTCTTTCCCCAAGAGTATTAGCCGCGAAATATCCAAACTACTGTATTACCTGCCACTGGCCTTGCTGGTACTCATTATCAGTTTTATTCCAGTTATTAATGTCGCCGCACCAGTGCTATGGTTTCTATTAGGCAGCTGGATGATGGTGATTCAATACTGCGACTACCCTATGGATAACCACCAACAAAGTTTTGCGGCGATGAAGAAAGCGATAAAAATGCAACGAATGACGTCGCTCGGGTTTGGGGCCGGTGTTATGGTCGGTACCATGATCCCTATTATTAACTTTATTATTATGCCAATCGCCGTCTGTGGTGCGACGGCTTATTGGACGGAACAATTACAGCAAAACTGCGAGTAAATCGACCGCAAATATATGAAACGGTTATTTTTCTAATAATTCCGCTGGCGGCTGTTGGCAACTTAATTTACTACCCAGCATTTCTTCCAATGGCCCCAATAAAAACGCATCATCTTCGCAGGCAAAACTGATCGAAGTCCCTAAAGCACCAGCACGGCCAGTACGACCTATGCGGTGTACATAATCCTCAGGGTCTTCAGGCAAGGTGTAATTCACCACATGGCTAATACCATCCACATGAATACCGCGCCCCGCCACATCGGTAGCAACCAACACCTGCAATTCGCCATTTTTAAAACGCTGCAACGTTTGCGATCGTTTATTTTGTGGAATTTCACCGGATAAGATACCGCACTTAAAACCACTTTTACGCAAACGCTCATACAACTTACGGGTTTGATCACGGCGATTGGCAAATACAATAACACTGCTGGCCTCTGGCGTTTTCACAATATTTTTCAGCAGAGTATATTTTTCATCAGCAGAAATAATATAAACCTTTTGGTCAACGGTATCGGTTGCCACACTATCAGGTTCAATTTCCAGCTTGAATGGATTGTAAGTCCACTGCTCGGTAAGACTCAGCACATCATCGGTAAAAGTTGCACTGAACAACAATGTTTGTCGGCTTTCTTTATGCGGCGTGCTGCGTACAATGCGACGCACTTGAGGGATGAACCCCATATCCAGCATACGATCGGCTTCATCAATAACCAAAAATTCTACCTGGTCCAAAAACAAATCCTGACGACTCTGAAAATCCAGTAAACGACCAGGTGAGGCCACCACAATATCGACCAAAGAATGTTTCAACTGGTTTAATTGCTTTTGATAATCCATGCCACCTATCAAGGTCGCGACATTTAAACCAGTATATTTAGTAAGAAGCTTCGCATCTTCGCCAATCTGCACCACCAACTCGCGAGTGGGCGCGATAATCAAAGCTCGCGGCTCACCCACATAGCGCTCATCTTCAATAGGGTTATTAAGCAAATCATTAATAATAGTAATTAAAAATGCTGCCGTTTTACCAGTACCGGTTTGCGCCTTACCAATTGCATCATGACCTTGCAAGGTTTGCGGTAACACACCCGCCTGAATAGGTGAGCAATACTCAAAGCCCAAATCGGCAATAGCATGCATCAAACGATCATCGAGACCCAGATCGTGAAAACGGGTTTTACCCTCAACTTCAGGGACAGGAAATTGATCCACCGTCCACACTTTAGCTGGCGGCTGCGCAGCTGATTTAGCGTGACTTTTACGATCCCGGGGTTTTTGACTAGACGACTTGGGCGCAGTCGATTTTGCTGAAGGGGATTTTGACGCAGCCTCTACTGTTTGAGGCTTACTTTGAGAATCGCTAACGACACCCGCTTTTTTCTTACCGAATAACTTACCAATCAATGCTTTTATCTCACTATTTACGAAGGCGGGCATTCTAACACTAAACCCAGCCAGATGATCCAAGCTTAATCAGTTACCCCCACAGTAAGAGTTAAACTAGGACATAAACCGCCTGCACAACCAATAGTCGACACTGGTATAACGCCCACCCCCAGTAAACAATAATGACAGCAACATCACAAAATAGGTGGTCGCAAACTCAATACCGTTATTCAGCATCACTATAGATCCCTTCTCGGTCAAACGCTGATAGTCGCCATATTGCTTTAAAATCGCCTTGGCTTCATCCAGTCGCGCAGCTGCTTCCACTACCCGCTCATTGGCAAAGGGAGCGCTGGGATCTGCAATAGCCTGCCAACCAAACTCCCAGTGAGCGGTGAGCGCAGCAACAACCATCGTCGCGATTAATGGCAGCGATATCCAGCGTACCGCAAAACCGACGGCCAAAAAGACAGCGCCTAAAATTTCCGTCCAACCCGCCAAAAAGGCCATCAATGTGGGTAGCGGTAAGCCCAATCCCCAATCAGGATTACCAAACCAGGCAACGGTGCTGGCAAAGGGCATCAAGGTAGTCAGATCAATTTTATGAGTACCCGCCATCCACAAAATCGGCACCAGATACAAGCGTAGCAACAAGGGCGCAAACCCTCTAATAGATTCAGCCGGTTGAATAACTGATGATGTATGACCCAGTACTTCTCTACCACCGCACCCATACCGCACTCCTTTATATCTGTGGCTATAATAGTCTTAGTAAAAACTGAACGAATGAGACTGTATTTTACTGTAGAAGTTGCAATCTATTCATTAATCGCGCAAACCGGACAATCAGCACTTTTGGTCACTGTCAGGCGCCGCCACTCCATGGTCTTCGCATCGACTAGCACTAATTGACCAAGCAAAGACTGACCAAACCCACTTATTATTTTTATTACTTCCAGCGCCTGCATCGAGCCTACCATACCCACCAGCGGCGATAGCACCCCTGCCTCGGAGCAACTTAAATTTTCATTAGCGGCATCATCATAGAGACAACGGTAACAGGGGCTTGCCGAATCACGACTATCAAAGACGATCACCTGTCCCTCACTGCGAATCGCAGCACCAGAGACTAACGGTTTTTTATATTCAACACAGGCGCGATTGATCGCAAAGCGAGTGGCAAAATTATCCGTGCAATCCACCACCAAATCCACTTTAGCAACGGCATCACCTAACATTTGGCCATCCAATTTTTCGCTGATGGCATCCACTATAATATCCGGATTTAACGCCTTCATCGCCTCCCGCGCTGAAATGACTTTTGGGCGACCAATATCCTCCATGCCGTGCGCAATTTGCCGCTGCAAATTGGAAAGATCCACACAGTCAAAATCTGCCAGCCAGAGTTCACCCACCCCCGCCGCGGCTAAATACAACGCTACCGGCGAGCCCAAGCCCCCCAAGCCAATGATTAAGACTTTGGCAGCCAGCAATTTTTGCTGCCCCTCGTAATCAAAATCCGGCAGCATAATATGACGACTGTAACGCAATAGTTGCTCATCATTCATTACCTAACCCCTCCACCATTGGCCGCCGCTGATGCGGTCATGCCCCGCCAAATCCTGGTCGGTAAACACCTCGGTAAATCCACGTGACAATAACAAATTGCTAACCGCTGGGCCTTGCTGATATCCATGCTCAACCAGCAGCCAGCCATCTCTGGCTAAGTAATCAGGCGCCTGCTGAATAATCATTTCCAGATCCGCCAAGCCTTTGTTATCCGCCACTAACGCCGACAACGGTTCAAAGCGTACATCACCGACGTTTAAGTTTTCATCATTTACATCGATATAAGGCGGGTTGCTGACAATCACATTAAATTGCCGCACCTGAACCTGGTCAAACCAGTTAGATTGAAAAATACAGACATTTTCCAAACCAGTGCACTGTCGATTGGTTTCAGCCAATGCCACCGCTGCTGGCTGTATATCACAGGCCGCTATTTTCCATTGCGGGCGCTCGCTGGCTATTGATAAAGCAATCGCACCGGTGCCAGTACCCAGGTCCAATAATTCAGTAGTGGTATCGGCAGCGAATAACTGCAGGATTTTTTCGACTAATAATTCGGTTTCCGGGCGCGGAATTAGCGTGGACGGGTTGACCTGTAAATCCAACGTCCAAAACCCCCGCTCACCAATGAGGTGTGCTACCGGCTCGCCTTGTTGACGGCGTTGCAATAATTGCTGAAATTGCTGCTGCTGGGTATCAGCCACTTCTGCCTCGGGCCAGGTGCGTAAATAACTGCGCGGTTTCTGTAGGCAATGGCATAACAACAATTCAACATCTACCGCTGCAGTGTCACTGATAGCGGTCAACTGTTGCCGCATTGCTAGCAATTGCGCAACGGTTGCCATCGCTTTAATCTGACGCCATGGCCGCAAGCAGATCGGCCTGATACTCGTTGCGCAAAGGATCAATCACTTCACCCAAAGCACCTTCCATCACATCATCCAACTTATAAAGCGTTAAATTAATACGGTGATCGGTAACCCGGCCCTGCGGATAATTGTAAGTGCGAATGCGTTCTGATCGATCACCACTACCGACCAGGCTGCGCCGTTCGTCGGCCTGCTCCTGCTGCTGCTTATCCTGAATGCCGGTCAGTATTCTGGATTGCAATAATGACATAGCCCGTGCACGGTTTTTATGTTGTGACCGCTCGTCCTGACACTCCACCACAATTCCTGTAGGGATGTGGGTTAGCCGAATCGCTGAATCCGTTTTGTTAACGTGCTGACCACCGGCACCAGACGCCCTGAAGGTATCCACTCGCAAATCATTTTTATTAATTTCAATTTCATTAACGCTATCAATTTCCGGCATGATCGCCACAGTGCAAGCCGAAGTGTGGACACGCCCCTGGGATTCAGTTTCGGGCACCCGCTGCACCCGGTGAGCGCCCGACTCAAATTTTAAATACGCGTACACATCGACACCAATAATACGGGCAATGATTTCTTTAAAACCACCATGATCACCTTCGCGCTGGTTGATAATTTCTATACGCCAGCCTTTTGTTTCAACATAACGACTATACATACGAAATAAATC is drawn from Oceanicoccus sp. KOV_DT_Chl and contains these coding sequences:
- a CDS encoding TonB-dependent receptor, coding for MKFIFATVMALLPTLAGADDELALFDLSLEELMRVPLSVSARKRDEKMQDVPVAVTAFDSKAIRHRHLWEITDIASHTPSMTSTYSSSSASNTRIFLRGLGQGESSVPTAEAAVGLYIDNVYVARLNGSNWKLFDVAQIEVLRGPQGTLYGRNSTTGALKIMTNAPTEKSAASLTVSAGSRSLKEYQLVASGSLIEQQWLGRIALIHSDQESYIDRYDSAMGKVEEDLGDRGYQGGRLTLDYVGSQALDARINVYQIDDDGDGLYVTPINANTQSLAANDLYSTLTSQQQFSDVSQSGASLHLDWTLAFAEAKSITAYRTVEDKRLTDISGQDSWYIDQMVDTEQYTQEFQLSSNNVNSKLQWITGMFFLYENNSADLLNTLFGGAVTSRQVYDVETKSYAAYGEINYQTSNSLEFTLGGRFTRDNKEFLGSTTNTGGVFTDGSANLKETFNSFTPKAAIDYTVNDNASLYISAAKGFKAGGFQGRGFQGDDLNQSFDPEEVWTYEVGLKQQWVEQRLRFNITYYYNDFKDLQLNSLNPVSGGTIIQNAAEASVQGLELELSYVPTMHLQLYGNFATANGDYKKLSPDISNVTPDSDIAETPSVSSTLGFDYTIPVKLGGEFIIGGDYQHRSHSYPGSANVPSIMVPRLDLFNAFINYTSANKVWDIGLYGKNLGDKEYHFTGFSFSNFESVYAAEPRTIRLTGTYRF
- the cysZ gene encoding sulfate transporter CysZ, whose amino-acid sequence is MNNSPTLGFNYLVQGFELIRKPGIRLFVIAPLLINTLIFGLLINYSFTQFGTWIDWAIDWMPQWLDFLRWILWPVAVILILTVVMYSFSIVANLIASPFNGLLAEKTEELLTGKEVVGYETTLQALLSFPKSISREISKLLYYLPLALLVLIISFIPVINVAAPVLWFLLGSWMMVIQYCDYPMDNHQQSFAAMKKAIKMQRMTSLGFGAGVMVGTMIPIINFIIMPIAVCGATAYWTEQLQQNCE
- the rsfS gene encoding ribosome silencing factor — protein: MKAEQIKEIALEALDDLKGKDALTIDVREMTDMTDYMVICTGTSNRHVKSLADHVALELKKKGCPASSIEGDDAAAEWVLVDFGDVVVHVMLPDTRDFYDLERLWSVPAA
- a CDS encoding cysteine-rich CWC family protein, yielding MRTTDTTSCPLCAKPNLCAVASNPQAQDCWCQQTVIPKALIFKANQSNNSKRCICKTCATAAQKLSKEIK
- a CDS encoding ABC transporter substrate-binding protein, with protein sequence MKISKSLLQTTNTFLACALLVLSIPSKADHITLVADRWYPYNGIPESPKPGYIIEIANRVFSQAGHTVDYQIMSWERALRLTREGKKNCVIGAYKSEAPDFIFPSTHQGVDQTIFIKRKADPWLYNGIESLHTIRFGVIGGYEYSDEITAYINQYQNNPQRISIARGKFPLEENMRALKNGEIGALLGSRTVINATIEKQQWLNQFVFAGEADVTSKIYLACSPANPKSHDYVAILDEGLKQLRKQGDLDKILAKYGLTDWIETDAVDN
- the nadD gene encoding nicotinate-nucleotide adenylyltransferase; translation: MAELKTVAIFGGTFDPVHNGHVQSALELKQILQLDELRLLPCHIPPHRQSPGASSEHRLNMVQLALAGSDLTVDDRELRRQRPSYSVETLELLRQELGEYVSLSWVMGVDAFAQLDSWHHWQDLLTLAHIIVMARPGEVLPTLGPIAQLKAQYQTEQADTLRQQAAGAIYCIELTQYPVSATEIRSGLAQRQWRDSDLPAGVLHYIQQHQLYADNEKP
- the rlmH gene encoding 23S rRNA (pseudouridine(1915)-N(3))-methyltransferase RlmH; the encoded protein is MRIRLIAVGTKMPSWVEQGAEEYTKRLPPELKWELKELALGQRGKGADIQRAINTEGQQMLAAIGQHDHVIALDVKGKPWSTEQLALELQDWQREGHNISLLVGGPDGLAGECLLRANKRWSLSPLTLPHPLVRIVLAEQLYRAWAINNNHPYHR
- a CDS encoding YfiR family protein; translated protein: MRSLRPRLRRSHLMIQVFCLVVSPLVFAAGDVAQEEARLKSAYLFNFGKFIQWPEGEATNLRYCILGAPKVYNYLKEADGRKLNNKTLEVVELTSKATVSSCNLVYASPELLQTLPSWQYSNTVLVTDKTNNRQSPAVIEFVVINDKLQFTVNLSLARQLEITISATLLKLAIQDQSETQK